A single window of Sphingobacterium sp. ML3W DNA harbors:
- a CDS encoding DUF4296 domain-containing protein translates to MQRLILNVLTLIFLFVSCKSTNEKDIIPKKDFVKVLTEIYTTDAYLSTLSQDSAKRVIFSLYDHTFKKYALDSTSFKENLSFYASDAESMNKIYDEVGGNLKKMNEGYMKIEKEKNDAIRRKDSIQNAFIQDSLLRVRNWVELYEFQKKMILNYKPDSVRFDYKKAARVFFEGTGLKGGYNLGTFLMKADSLHAIPKLDSTVVVKADSIAVSKIENKSTNRAKEGDKMPLKEAPKPRSNEKEVKKSSNPPILLDRNNGNRLNSLDAKPVK, encoded by the coding sequence ATGCAACGATTAATACTGAATGTACTTACGCTGATTTTTTTATTTGTTTCTTGTAAAAGTACGAATGAGAAAGATATTATTCCAAAAAAGGATTTTGTGAAGGTCTTAACGGAGATTTATACTACTGATGCTTATCTGTCAACTTTAAGTCAGGATAGTGCTAAGCGTGTTATTTTTTCGCTATATGACCACACTTTCAAAAAATATGCGTTAGATTCTACAAGTTTCAAGGAGAATTTGTCATTTTATGCGAGCGATGCCGAATCGATGAATAAAATATACGATGAAGTGGGGGGAAATCTGAAAAAGATGAATGAGGGCTATATGAAAATCGAAAAGGAAAAGAACGACGCCATCCGCAGGAAAGATTCTATCCAAAATGCTTTTATTCAAGATAGTTTATTGCGAGTCCGAAATTGGGTAGAATTATATGAATTTCAGAAAAAAATGATTTTGAATTATAAACCGGATAGTGTTCGCTTTGATTATAAAAAGGCAGCCCGTGTGTTTTTTGAAGGAACAGGGTTAAAAGGTGGGTATAATTTGGGTACATTTTTGATGAAAGCAGACAGCCTACATGCGATTCCGAAATTGGATTCAACAGTTGTTGTTAAAGCTGATTCGATAGCTGTTTCAAAAATTGAAAATAAATCTACGAATAGGGCCAAGGAAGGAGATAAGATGCCACTAAAAGAAGCGCCAAAACCAAGATCGAATGAGAAAGAGGTTAAAAAATCTAGTAATCCTCCCATTTTATTGGATAGAAATAACGGCAATAGGCTGAATTCATTAGATGCTAAGCCGGTTAAATAA
- a CDS encoding YggS family pyridoxal phosphate-dependent enzyme encodes MSIASNLEAINLEVKALGVQLVAVSKTKPNEDIMKAYEAGQRVFGENLVQELVEKYESLPKDIEWHLIGHLQSNKVKYIAPFVTLIHSVDSFKLLKEIDKQAAKNKRTIDCLLQVDIAEEDTKFGFDHIELVEMLRDEEFLALKHINIRGLMGIATNTENEKEIKEEFYELKSLYDGIKASFYRKNENFDTLSMGMSSDYKLAIEKGSTMVRLGSTIFGKRVIKHLKNND; translated from the coding sequence ATGAGTATTGCAAGTAACCTAGAAGCGATTAATTTAGAAGTTAAGGCGCTGGGCGTTCAGCTAGTCGCTGTATCAAAAACAAAACCAAATGAAGATATCATGAAAGCCTATGAAGCTGGGCAGCGTGTTTTTGGTGAAAATCTAGTTCAAGAGCTTGTTGAAAAATACGAATCCCTACCGAAAGACATTGAATGGCACCTCATTGGCCACCTTCAATCGAACAAAGTAAAATATATAGCACCATTTGTCACTTTGATCCACTCAGTTGATTCTTTCAAACTATTAAAAGAAATAGATAAACAAGCAGCTAAAAACAAACGTACGATTGATTGCTTATTGCAGGTTGATATTGCTGAAGAAGATACGAAGTTTGGTTTTGATCATATCGAATTGGTTGAAATGTTACGCGACGAAGAGTTTTTGGCTTTAAAACACATCAATATCCGTGGATTAATGGGTATAGCCACGAATACGGAGAACGAAAAAGAAATAAAAGAAGAATTTTATGAATTGAAATCCCTTTATGATGGTATCAAGGCAAGTTTCTATCGCAAAAATGAAAATTTCGACACCCTATCCATGGGCATGTCATCGGATTACAAATTAGCAATAGAAAAAGGTTCTACGATGGTTAGACTTGGAAGTACTATTTTTGGTAAACGTGTAATCAAACATTTAAAAAACAATGACTAA
- a CDS encoding GNAT family N-acetyltransferase, which yields MTKAIIRYAVEADCPAMLELIRELAILEKASDAVTVSMQEFIDAGFGENPIWGAFVAELDGKIVGISLYYIRYSTWKGRRLYLEDLIVTESMRGYGIGKQLFEETLNFGKSKGYQGMVWQVLDWNEPAIQFYKKYKADFDAEWINVSITY from the coding sequence ATGACTAAAGCTATTATTAGATATGCTGTAGAGGCTGACTGCCCTGCGATGCTAGAATTAATCCGCGAGCTTGCAATTTTAGAAAAAGCATCCGATGCCGTAACTGTCTCAATGCAAGAGTTTATCGATGCAGGTTTTGGAGAAAATCCTATTTGGGGAGCTTTTGTTGCAGAATTAGATGGGAAAATTGTCGGAATTTCACTATATTACATTCGTTATTCCACTTGGAAAGGAAGAAGACTTTATCTTGAAGATCTAATTGTGACAGAAAGTATGCGTGGCTATGGAATTGGCAAACAACTTTTCGAAGAAACTCTTAATTTTGGTAAATCAAAAGGATATCAGGGCATGGTTTGGCAGGTGTTAGACTGGAATGAACCTGCTATTCAATTTTATAAAAAATATAAAGCTGATTTCGATGCCGAATGGATTAATGTATCGATAACATATTAA
- a CDS encoding DUF3298 and DUF4163 domain-containing protein, protein MKPKYYLNLYVIFALFSSTSCTNEHTSKIQEAMSGDTLHYDMKEVHRYSKFFMKDGEKIDTTYFKAQYPQFKDTLINTLLSTSINLDGDSLISVAAKRFVDAYDEYVEENNGQSSSTWFRNLQANVYQNTPKFISIITNQSEYTGGAHGDHFTLFNHFDIHTDQKIALADIVAPQNQKELIKIAEGYFRKSEKLSETESLNDKFFFEGGKFTLANNFALNKEGLLFYYNVYEIKPYSGGNTTLQVPYTDIKHLISNKGLEYINSIN, encoded by the coding sequence ATGAAACCAAAATACTATTTAAACCTATATGTGATTTTTGCTTTGTTCAGCAGTACTTCATGTACCAATGAACATACATCAAAAATCCAAGAAGCAATGAGTGGAGATACCCTTCATTATGATATGAAGGAGGTACATAGGTATAGTAAGTTTTTCATGAAAGATGGCGAAAAAATAGACACTACCTATTTTAAGGCACAGTATCCGCAATTTAAAGACACACTGATCAATACTTTGTTGAGTACATCCATTAATTTAGATGGTGACTCTCTAATCAGTGTGGCTGCGAAAAGGTTTGTTGATGCATATGATGAATATGTAGAAGAAAACAATGGACAATCTTCATCAACATGGTTTCGCAATTTACAAGCTAACGTTTATCAAAACACACCTAAATTTATCAGTATTATCACCAATCAATCTGAATATACTGGCGGAGCACACGGTGATCACTTTACCCTATTCAATCATTTTGACATCCATACGGATCAAAAGATAGCATTAGCGGATATCGTTGCCCCTCAAAACCAGAAAGAATTGATTAAAATTGCTGAAGGGTATTTTCGAAAATCGGAAAAGTTATCCGAAACCGAATCCTTAAACGATAAGTTCTTTTTTGAAGGCGGTAAGTTTACGCTTGCCAATAATTTTGCCTTAAACAAAGAAGGCCTATTGTTCTATTACAATGTTTATGAAATCAAACCTTACTCTGGAGGTAACACAACCTTACAAGTCCCCTATACGGATATCAAACACTTGATTTCAAATAAGGGATTAGAATATATCAACAGTATTAATTAG
- a CDS encoding aspartate kinase yields MQVFKFGGASVKDAESVKNSAHIISNYKVDALLVVVSAMGKTTNLLEEVTKAYYHHTGKAFEILEKAKAFHFTILSDLFDDHNHPIFDEIANCFVEIEWILEEDPQDPFDYLFDQIVSTGELVSSKILAAYLHHIGEKSKWLDARNYIMTDNTYTEAQVNWEKTEEIIRTEIPSILDEYIAVTQGFIGSTSENFTTTLGREGSDYSAAIFASCLNAEYVTIWKDVPGVLNADPKWFEKTELIPELSYTDAIELTYYGATVIHPKTIKPLQNKNIQLNVRSFLNPELPGTKIKSTNASLPVPSFIFKVNQILVSISPRDFSFIVEDNLRDIFNLFHQFRIKINMMHNSAINFSVAVDDTGQNLIDVLEELKKKFKVNIETGLELITIRYYNQETINRVLINKEVISELKDTYTCQLLVKKI; encoded by the coding sequence ATGCAAGTTTTTAAATTTGGTGGCGCATCAGTCAAAGATGCTGAAAGTGTAAAAAATTCAGCACATATTATTTCTAACTATAAAGTTGACGCACTATTGGTCGTAGTTTCGGCCATGGGAAAAACAACCAATTTGTTAGAAGAAGTTACAAAAGCGTATTACCATCATACAGGTAAAGCGTTTGAAATTCTAGAAAAGGCCAAAGCATTTCATTTCACCATTTTATCTGATTTATTTGATGATCATAATCATCCTATTTTTGATGAAATTGCCAACTGTTTTGTAGAAATCGAATGGATACTTGAAGAAGATCCACAAGATCCCTTTGATTATTTATTCGATCAGATTGTTTCTACAGGAGAACTTGTTTCGTCTAAAATACTTGCAGCATACTTACATCATATCGGAGAAAAATCCAAATGGTTAGATGCGCGTAATTATATCATGACCGACAATACCTATACAGAAGCACAAGTGAACTGGGAAAAAACCGAGGAAATAATTCGAACAGAAATCCCCTCAATATTGGATGAATATATTGCAGTCACACAAGGCTTTATAGGCTCTACATCTGAAAATTTCACCACTACTCTAGGACGAGAAGGCTCAGACTATTCAGCAGCTATTTTTGCATCTTGCTTGAATGCCGAATATGTCACCATCTGGAAAGACGTTCCTGGCGTATTGAACGCTGACCCAAAATGGTTTGAAAAAACAGAATTGATACCCGAGTTATCATACACGGATGCCATTGAACTGACTTACTATGGAGCAACGGTAATACATCCAAAAACGATAAAACCACTCCAAAATAAAAATATACAGCTCAATGTTCGTTCATTTTTAAATCCAGAACTACCGGGTACAAAAATCAAGAGCACAAATGCTTCACTACCTGTCCCATCCTTTATCTTTAAAGTCAATCAGATCTTGGTATCGATATCACCGCGTGACTTTTCATTTATTGTGGAAGATAATCTCCGGGATATTTTCAATCTATTCCACCAATTTCGGATCAAGATCAATATGATGCACAACAGTGCCATCAATTTCTCAGTTGCTGTAGATGATACCGGCCAAAACCTGATCGATGTATTGGAAGAACTCAAGAAAAAGTTCAAAGTCAATATTGAAACTGGTCTGGAATTGATCACAATCCGATATTACAACCAAGAAACAATCAATCGTGTATTGATTAATAAAGAAGTCATCAGTGAGCTTAAAGATACATACACCTGCCAGCTACTCGTAAAAAAAATATAG
- a CDS encoding class I SAM-dependent methyltransferase: MNTRILQKEVQDFINQHEGESSAQLALKKSPFEGITSSELASQIDGKQRCRKKIPLWAETAAIYYPDKLNLEQCSSEKTAHFKASLITKGSTLIDITSGFGVDDYYFSKEATKVISCEINSTLATISQYNATQLNAGNIEVIASDGVGYIAEKKDLKVDYIYIDPSRRVAQQKVFMLSDCEPNIVKLQKSFLEKASHIITKVAPLLDITAALSELEHVSGIYVISLNNDCKELLFIQEKEFSGQPDITAVRIFGDNVQKFTFNQQLESATTVDYSTPLQYLYEPDVCLTKAGAFKSTAAAFDLKKLHQHTHLYTSNRYRPDFLGKIYDITEVIPFTNFKKSKEKIKTNAVAKNFPLKTEVLKKKFKIADGGMKHSFFTTDATGTLIVIHATRNYEIDNSIT; this comes from the coding sequence ATGAATACACGTATCCTTCAAAAGGAAGTTCAAGATTTTATAAATCAACATGAAGGTGAATCTTCCGCTCAGCTTGCATTAAAAAAATCTCCTTTTGAAGGAATTACATCCTCCGAGCTCGCTTCACAAATAGACGGGAAGCAAAGGTGTCGAAAAAAAATACCCTTATGGGCTGAAACTGCAGCCATTTACTACCCTGACAAATTGAATTTAGAGCAATGCTCTTCGGAAAAAACAGCGCATTTTAAAGCATCTTTAATCACAAAAGGTAGCACATTGATTGATATCACCAGTGGTTTCGGTGTCGATGATTATTACTTTTCAAAAGAAGCAACAAAAGTGATATCTTGCGAGATCAACAGTACTTTAGCAACCATATCGCAATACAATGCGACCCAATTAAATGCTGGAAATATCGAAGTTATCGCTTCAGATGGGGTTGGCTATATTGCTGAAAAAAAAGACCTTAAAGTAGACTACATTTACATAGACCCATCTCGAAGAGTTGCCCAGCAAAAAGTCTTCATGCTGAGTGACTGTGAGCCTAATATCGTTAAGCTGCAGAAATCATTCTTAGAAAAAGCATCGCATATCATAACTAAGGTCGCGCCTCTTTTAGACATTACAGCAGCACTTTCCGAATTGGAACATGTCAGCGGAATATACGTAATCAGTCTAAACAACGACTGCAAAGAGCTCTTGTTCATTCAAGAAAAAGAATTTTCCGGACAACCTGATATTACCGCAGTACGTATTTTTGGTGATAACGTTCAAAAGTTCACCTTTAACCAACAGCTCGAGTCTGCAACAACAGTTGATTACTCCACACCTTTACAGTACCTATACGAACCTGATGTATGCTTAACCAAAGCCGGTGCTTTCAAAAGTACAGCAGCAGCATTTGACCTCAAAAAACTACATCAGCATACACACCTCTATACCTCAAACAGGTATAGACCAGATTTTTTAGGCAAGATCTACGACATCACCGAAGTCATACCATTTACAAACTTCAAAAAATCAAAAGAGAAGATCAAGACCAATGCAGTAGCTAAAAATTTCCCTTTGAAAACAGAAGTTCTGAAAAAGAAATTTAAAATTGCAGATGGGGGTATGAAGCACAGTTTCTTTACTACAGATGCTACCGGCACCTTAATTGTCATCCATGCGACACGAAACTATGAAATCGACAATAGCATTACATAG
- a CDS encoding LLM class flavin-dependent oxidoreductase produces the protein MRNIALSALDLAPIKKGCTTSEAYNRTITIAQHIEEIGYKRIWVAEHHNMEYIASSATSLIIQHIAANTKTIRVGSGGIMLPNHSPLVIAEQFGTLETLFPNRIDLGLGRAPGTDQETAMALRRNNFNTAYQFPQDVAALQQYFSDDNADAKVRAFPAEGLNVPLYILGSSTDSAYLAASLGLPYAFAAHFAPAQLAQASAIYHQNFKPSETLSAPYFIVCVNVIAAKTNEEAQLQSTSVKNLFAGILTNTRAPLSPPTFEVIYKGIPSIEQAADNMLACSFIGDKETIRRQLEPFIEELQIDELMVISYIYDDQKCLESFSLLKEALTN, from the coding sequence ATGAGAAATATTGCTTTATCAGCTTTAGATCTTGCGCCAATCAAAAAAGGTTGCACAACATCAGAAGCATACAACAGAACAATTACAATAGCGCAACATATTGAGGAGATTGGATATAAGAGAATTTGGGTAGCTGAACACCATAACATGGAATATATCGCCAGTTCGGCTACTTCTTTGATTATTCAACATATCGCAGCCAATACCAAAACGATCCGTGTCGGTTCAGGCGGTATCATGTTGCCTAATCATTCTCCATTGGTCATTGCTGAACAATTCGGCACTTTAGAGACCTTGTTTCCAAATCGCATCGACTTGGGCTTAGGAAGAGCCCCGGGGACGGATCAAGAAACAGCAATGGCTTTACGTCGGAACAATTTCAATACAGCTTACCAATTTCCACAAGACGTAGCAGCATTGCAACAATACTTCAGCGATGACAATGCTGATGCTAAAGTGCGTGCTTTTCCTGCCGAAGGTTTAAACGTTCCCCTATATATACTGGGTTCAAGTACAGATAGTGCCTATTTAGCTGCTAGCTTAGGTCTACCTTACGCATTTGCCGCACATTTTGCGCCAGCGCAGCTTGCTCAAGCCAGTGCCATTTACCATCAAAACTTCAAACCCTCAGAAACGCTTTCTGCTCCATATTTCATCGTTTGTGTCAATGTTATTGCTGCCAAAACAAACGAAGAAGCGCAATTACAATCTACCAGTGTCAAAAATCTATTTGCAGGTATCTTGACCAACACGAGAGCGCCTTTATCACCACCCACTTTCGAAGTCATATACAAAGGTATTCCGAGCATTGAACAAGCGGCAGACAATATGCTTGCCTGTAGTTTTATTGGCGACAAAGAAACTATCAGAAGACAATTAGAGCCCTTCATCGAAGAACTCCAAATTGACGAGCTTATGGTCATATCGTATATTTATGACGATCAAAAATGCCTTGAGTCATTTAGCTTATTAAAAGAAGCACTTACAAATTAA
- a CDS encoding DUF1345 domain-containing protein — protein sequence MKLKNKIQDFTPIQKSLISFTISLVTVAISSWYGINLIMTTLLFWITFCMSYSALSWYIFYQMPVTQIIKKAASEDGSRLFVTIFILLASFTCLFAVLLIIIADTRTDMSKGLSIGICVMSIISSWFLVHTTYVFHYAHLFYVEGSPGKGLDFPGSEKPDYVDFAYFSFVLGCTFQVSDVEVSSRKIRRVVLFHGLLSFALNTFVVALTINIISGLIH from the coding sequence ATGAAATTGAAAAATAAAATTCAGGATTTTACACCGATTCAAAAAAGCCTAATTTCATTTACCATCAGCCTAGTTACAGTAGCCATCAGCAGCTGGTACGGAATCAATCTAATCATGACTACGCTACTTTTTTGGATAACCTTCTGTATGAGCTACAGCGCCTTGTCCTGGTATATCTTTTATCAGATGCCCGTGACTCAGATTATTAAAAAAGCCGCTTCTGAAGATGGTAGCCGCTTATTTGTTACCATATTCATACTTTTGGCTAGCTTCACTTGCTTATTTGCCGTACTTCTCATTATTATAGCAGATACTAGAACCGACATGTCCAAAGGGCTTAGCATTGGTATCTGCGTTATGAGTATCATCAGCTCTTGGTTTCTAGTCCATACCACCTATGTTTTTCATTATGCTCATTTATTCTATGTCGAAGGCTCCCCTGGAAAAGGCTTGGATTTCCCCGGAAGTGAAAAACCTGACTATGTAGATTTTGCCTATTTCTCATTTGTACTTGGCTGTACATTCCAAGTATCAGATGTCGAGGTATCATCTCGAAAGATTAGAAGAGTTGTTTTATTCCATGGTCTACTTTCATTCGCACTCAATACATTTGTAGTAGCACTCACCATCAATATCATTTCAGGCTTGATACACTAA
- the trxA gene encoding thioredoxin produces the protein MALEITDSNFEEVVLKSDKPVLVDFWAEWCGPCRMVGPIVEELANDYGDKAVIGKVNVDENPEISVRFGIRNIPALLFFKNGEIVDKQIGAVPKSVLAEKLDKQM, from the coding sequence ATGGCTTTAGAAATTACAGATAGCAACTTTGAAGAAGTTGTATTGAAATCGGACAAACCAGTATTAGTTGACTTTTGGGCAGAATGGTGTGGTCCATGTCGTATGGTAGGTCCAATTGTAGAAGAATTGGCAAATGATTACGGTGATAAAGCGGTAATCGGTAAAGTAAACGTGGATGAGAATCCAGAAATATCGGTTCGTTTCGGTATCCGTAACATTCCTGCTTTATTATTCTTCAAAAATGGTGAAATTGTTGATAAACAGATTGGCGCAGTGCCTAAATCGGTTTTAGCTGAAAAATTAGATAAACAAATGTAG